One Vitis riparia cultivar Riparia Gloire de Montpellier isolate 1030 chromosome 4, EGFV_Vit.rip_1.0, whole genome shotgun sequence genomic window carries:
- the LOC117913556 gene encoding replication protein A 32 kDa subunit A-like, which produces MQMFSSQFDPFSGGFSSSQSTDSGVSSAKSRETQGLIPVTVKQISEASHSGDDKSNFQIDGVDVTNITLVGMVFDKSERVTDVSFALDDGTGRIECKRWVNEAFDTREMENISDGIYVRLNGHLRSSGGNRQLVAFSVRPVTNFDEIAFHFIEVIHLHLKNSKTRLPSDALTQPLSASVKTESTGYQTPSSHLSAQSVDGVKGLDQMVLDYLQQPSNYDREKGVHRDELSQQLKISTEKIMESIRTLEEEGLIYSTIDEFHYKSTTSG; this is translated from the exons ATGCAGATGTTCTCCAGCCAGTTCGATCCCTTCTCCGGTGGATTCTCGTCATCTCAGTCAACTGATTCCGGCGTTTCGTCGGCCAAA AGTCGTGAAACTCAAGGGTTGATCCCAGTGACAGTGAAGCAGATCAGCGAAGCTTCTCATTCCGGTGATGATAAATCCAATTTCCAAATCGACGGTGTGGATGTTACCAAT ATTACATTGGTTGGAATGGTGTTCGATAAATCTGAAAGGGTTACTGATGTTTCTTTCGCTCTCGATGATGGTACAGGCCGAATAGAGTGTAAAAGATg GGTGAATGAAGCTTTTGACACAAGGGAAATGGAGAACATAAG TGATGGAATTTATGTTCGTCTTAATGGACACCTAAGAAGTTCCGGAGGCAACAGGCAATTGGTTGCCTTTTCAGTGAG GCCTGTGACAAATTTTGATGAGATTGCCTTCCACTTTATCGAGGTCATACATCTCCATCTGAAGAATTCCAAAACACGG CTGCCAAGTGATGCCCTGACTCAGCCTTTGAGTGCATCTGTGAAGACCGAATCAACTGGATATCAAACCCCATCAAGTCAT TTATCTGCCCAAAGTGTTGATGGAGTCAAAGGACTCGACCAAATGGTTCTTGACTACCTGCAGCAACCTTCAAACTA TGATCGAGAAAAGGGCGTACACAGGGATGAACTTTCCCAGCAGCTGAAGATTTCTACTGAAAAGATCAT GGAATCCATCAGAACTCTTGAAGAGGAAGGGTTGATCTACTCCACAATTGATGAATTTCACTACAAGTCAACCACAAGTGGATGA